In a genomic window of Magnolia sinica isolate HGM2019 chromosome 16, MsV1, whole genome shotgun sequence:
- the LOC131229551 gene encoding probable calcium-binding protein CML41 has protein sequence MANLVPSKWFANKSLKLSLPRRSGKPSDVPSPSVASPTVRDNGRAHKFHEAFRYFDRDGDGKISSEELIALFASLGDHISSDEAIGIISEHDTDGDNLMDLQDFMRLMERDHGEDELKKAFEMFEVDKGSGCITPKGLQRMFNRLGDNRSDEECEAMIRVFDLDGNGVVDFHEFHRMMT, from the coding sequence aTGGCTAATCTAGTCCCATCCAAATGGTTCGCTAACAAGTCCTTGAAGCTAAGCCTCCCTCGCCGTAGTGGCAAACCATCCGACGTGCCGAGCCCATCTGTGGCCTCACCCACGGTGCGGGATAACGGTCGGGCCCACAAGTTCCATGAAGCTTTCCGATACTTCGACAGGGACGGCGATGGGAAGATCTCTAGCGAGGAGCTGATAGCGCTCTTCGCATCGTTGGGTGACCACATCTCAAGTGATGAGGCCATTGGAATAATCAGTGAACATGATACGGATGGAGACAATTTGATGGACTTGCAGGACTTCATGCGGCTAATGGAGAGAGACCATGGGGAAGATGAACTAAAGAAGGCGTTTGAGATGTTCGAGGTCGATAAGGGATCTGGTTGCATCACGCCCAAAGGGCTGCAACGGATGTTTAACCGCCTGGGCGACAACAGGTCAGATGAGGAGTGTGAGGCCATGATTCGGGTTTTCGATCTCGACGGCAATGGCGTGGTTGATTTCCATGAGTTTCACAGGATGATGACTTGA
- the LOC131229371 gene encoding probable calcium-binding protein CML41: protein MANLVPSKWFANKSLKLSLPRRSGKPSDVPSPSVSSPTVQDNGRAHKFHEAFRYFDRDGDGKISSEELIALFASLGDHISSDEAIGIISEHDTDGDNLMDLQDFMRLMERDHGEDELKKAFEMFEVDKGSGCITPKGLQPMFNRLGDNRSDEECKAMIRVFDLDGNGVVDFHEFHRMMT from the coding sequence ATGGCTAATCTAGTCCCATCCAAATGGTTCGCTAACAAGTCCTTGAAGCTAAGCCTCCCTCGCCGTAGTGGCAAACCATCCGACGTGCCGAGCCCATCTGTGTCCTCACCCACGGTGCAGGATAACGGTCGGGCCCACAAGTTCCATGAAGCTTTCCGATACTTTGACAGGGACGGCGATGGGAAGATCTCTAGTGAGGAGCTGATAGCGCTCTTCGCATCGTTGGGTGACCACATCTCAAGTGATGAGGCCATTGGAATAATCAGTGAACATGATACGGATGGAGACAATTTGATGGACTTGCAGGACTTCATGCGGCTAATGGAGAGGGACCATGGGGAAGATGAACTAAAGAAGGCGTTTGAGATGTTCGAGGTCGATAAGGGATCTGGTTGCATCACGCCCAAAGGGCTGCAACCGATGTTTAACCGCCTGGGCGACAACAGGTCAGATGAGGAGTGTAAGGCTATGATTCGGGTTTTTGATCTCGACGGCAATGGCGTGGTTGATTTCCATGAGTTTCACAGGATGATGACTTGA